One Betta splendens chromosome 16, fBetSpl5.4, whole genome shotgun sequence genomic window carries:
- the eomesb gene encoding eomesodermin homolog b, producing the protein MLGGDGESSAFSSTKDAAAERRKSPAADGDDPSAGSRYNHVMSADRYYIPPAASKPNPETPNPCSFLPYAPGGAVYAPSSAGRYPSSLHLGSVLPAAGFSPPAAGRNQFSPTYPLGQSAGCIYPPYAGSGSALGGVALSAAGPGARAQVYLCNRPLWLKFHRHQTEMIITKQGRRMFPFLSFNIAALNLTAHYNVFVEVVLADPNHWRFQGGKWVTCGKADSSSQGNKVYIHPESPNTGAHWMRQEISFSKLKLTNNKGTSHSANSQMIVLQSLHKYQPRLHIVEVTEDGVEDINSDVKTQSFTFPETQFIAVTAYQNTDITQLKIDHNPFAKGFRDNYDSMYTAPENDRLTPSPTDSPRAHQIVPGARYSMQPLFQDQFVNNLPQNRFYNSERAVPQTNSLLSPQTEDAASQRWFVSMQQGGNSTSTSTKLDLTPYEGEYSSSLLPYGIKSLSMQTSHALSYYPDSPFTTMSAGWGSRAPYQRKVASSLPWSPRPSPTAGFPDTLEKVKTQIEEEVSGSGMISSWTETQESAHSLEKAESYSAACKRRRLSVNGPSADDSPADIKCEDLASAVTNGSSYSKDASLSKSMAPYYSFYTNP; encoded by the exons ATGCTCGGGGGCGACGGGGAGAGcagcgccttctcctccacgAAGGACGCGGCGGCGGAGAGGCGCAAGTCCCCCGCTGCGGATGGAGACGACCCGAGCGCCGGCAGCAGGTACAACCACGTGATGTCCGCCGACCGCTACTACATCCCCCCCGCGGCGTCGAAGCCAAACCCAGAAACTCCGAacccctgctccttcctcccctaCGCCCCCGGCGGGGCCGTCTACGCCCCGTCCAGCGCCGGCAGGTACCCGTCGTCGCTCCACCTGGGCTCCGTGCTGCCCGCCGCCGGGTTCTCGCCCCCAGCAGCCGGGCGGAACCAGTTCAGCCCCACGTACCCGCTGGGGCAGAGCGCCGGCTGCATCTACCCGCCCTACGCCGGCTCGGGCTCGGCGCTCGGCGGCGTGGCGCTGTCCGCCGCAGGCCCGGGGGCGAGGGCCCAGGTCTACCTCTGCAACCGGCCGCTGTGGCTCAAGTTCCACCGGCACCAGACCGAGATGATCATCACCAAGCAGGGCAG GCGGATGTTCCCGTTCCTCAGCTTTAATATAGCTGCACTCAACTTGACGGCGCACTACAACGTGTTTGTGGAGGTGGTTCTGGCGGACCCGAACCACTGGAGGTTTCAGGGTGGCAAATGGGTCACCTGCGGGAAGGcggacagcagcagccagg GAAACAAAGTGTATATTCACCCAGAGTCTCCGAACACAGGAGCCCACTGGATGAGACAAGAGATCTCCTTCAGCAAACTGAAACTCACCAACAACAAAGGCACAAGTCACAGTGCTAATTCACAG ATGATTGTCCTGCAGTCTCTGCACAAGTATCAGCCGAGGCTGCACATCGTGGAGGTGACGGAGGACGGGGTTGAGGACATTAACAGTGACGTAAAGACTCAGAGCTTCACTTTTCCAGAGACGCAGTTTATAGCAGTCACTGCCTATCAGAACACCGAT ATCACACAGCTGAAAATTGACCACAATCCTTTCGCCAAAGGATTTAGAGATAATTATGATTC gatGTACACAGCTCCGGAGAACGACCGCCTCACCCCGTCTCCCACCGACTCTCCGCGGGCCCACCAGATTGTGCCCGGGGCCCGATATTCTATGCAGCCGCTCTTCCAGGACCAGTTCGTCAACAACCTCCCCCAGAATCGCTTTTACAACAGCGAGAGAGCGGTGCCACAGACTAACAGCCTCCTCTCACCTCAGACCGAGGACGCCGCTTCACAAAGGTGGTTTGTCTCCATGCAGCAGGGGGGaaacagcaccagcaccagcactaaGTTAGACCTGACGCCGTACGAGGGTGAATATTCCAGCTCCTTGCTTCCCTATGGTATCAAATCCCTGTCCATGCAAACGTCCCACGCGCTCAGCTACTATCCAGACTCTCCTTTCACCACCATGTCAGCTGGGTGGGGCTCCAGAGCGCCATATCAGAGAAAGGTCGCCTCCAGCCTGCCTTGGTCTCCCAGACCCAGTCCCACTGCTGGCTTCCCAGATACCCTAGAAAAAGTTAAAACGCAGATTGAAGAGGAGGTGAGCGGCAGTGGCATGATCTCCTCCTGGACAGAAACGCAGGAATCGGCCCATTCCCTGGAAAAGGCCGAGTCGTATTCCGCGGCCTGCAAACGAAGGCGTTTGTCCGTCAATGGTCCGAGCGCGGACGACTCGCCCGCTGACATCAAGTGTGAGGACTTGGCCTCTGCTGTCACCAATGGTAGCTCCTATAGCAAAGATGCATCCCTGTCCAAAAGCATGGCTCCTTATTACTCCTTTTACACAAACCCTTGA